The following coding sequences are from one Prochlorococcus sp. MIT 0604 window:
- the ychF gene encoding redox-regulated ATPase YchF, which translates to MLKAGIIGLPNVGKSTLFNALVENAKAQAANFPFCTIEPNKGIVSVPDQRLQELGNLSCSQNIIPTKIEFVDIAGLVKGASKGEGLGNKFLSNIREVDAIVHVVRCFEDSDVIHVSGKVDPLDDIEIINLELNLADLSQLQKRRERIKKQVRTSKEAAKEDSLLEKIEEELEKGLSVRSISLNEEENLIIKQLGFLTAKPIIYATNLNENDLAEGNDFSSTVQSFASNENTECIKISAQVESELIELEPEDKKDYLIGLGVDEGGLSSLIRSTYKLLGLKTYFTTGEKETKAWTIKDGMTAPQAAGVIHTDFEKGFIRAQTISYQNLIDSGSIANAKTKGLLRSEGKEYIVNEGDVMEFLFNV; encoded by the coding sequence ATGTTAAAAGCAGGTATTATTGGATTACCAAATGTTGGAAAATCAACTCTATTTAATGCACTTGTAGAAAATGCTAAGGCCCAAGCGGCTAATTTTCCCTTTTGTACTATAGAACCTAATAAAGGTATAGTTTCAGTCCCAGATCAAAGATTGCAAGAGTTAGGTAATTTAAGTTGTAGCCAAAATATTATCCCAACAAAAATTGAATTTGTAGATATCGCAGGACTAGTAAAAGGAGCTAGTAAAGGCGAAGGTTTGGGAAATAAATTTTTATCAAATATTAGGGAGGTTGATGCAATAGTTCATGTTGTAAGGTGCTTTGAAGATAGTGATGTAATTCATGTTTCCGGAAAGGTAGATCCCTTGGATGACATTGAGATAATTAATCTAGAATTGAATTTAGCTGATTTATCTCAACTCCAAAAAAGAAGAGAAAGAATTAAAAAACAGGTTAGAACTAGTAAAGAGGCAGCAAAAGAAGATTCCTTACTAGAAAAAATTGAAGAAGAGCTAGAGAAAGGTCTTTCAGTTAGATCAATATCTTTGAATGAAGAAGAAAATTTAATAATTAAGCAATTAGGCTTCCTCACTGCTAAACCAATTATTTACGCAACTAATTTGAATGAAAATGATTTAGCTGAAGGTAATGATTTTTCATCAACAGTTCAGAGTTTTGCAAGCAATGAAAATACAGAATGTATAAAAATATCAGCGCAAGTTGAATCTGAATTAATAGAGTTAGAACCAGAAGATAAAAAAGACTACCTTATTGGCTTAGGAGTAGATGAAGGGGGATTAAGTTCTTTAATTAGATCAACATATAAATTATTGGGATTAAAAACTTATTTCACTACCGGAGAAAAGGAGACAAAAGCTTGGACAATAAAAGATGGGATGACTGCGCCTCAGGCAGCAGGAGTAATTCATACTGATTTTGAAAAAGGATTTATAAGAGCTCAGACTATTTCGTATCAAAATTTAATTGATTCAGGTTCAATTGCTAATGCAAAAACTAAAGGTCTTTTAAGAAGTGAAGGTAAGGAATATATTGTTAACGAAGGTGATGTAATGGAGTTCTTATTTAACGTTTAG
- a CDS encoding high light inducible protein: MANSNVTTESGGRQNMFPTETRPYIDESVSYDSYPQNAEKVNGRWAMIGLVALVGAYVSTGQIIPGIF; this comes from the coding sequence ATGGCTAATTCAAACGTTACTACTGAATCAGGTGGCAGACAGAATATGTTTCCTACTGAGACACGTCCTTACATAGATGAGTCTGTTTCTTACGACAGCTACCCACAAAATGCAGAAAAAGTTAACGGTCGTTGGGCAATGATTGGGCTTGTTGCGTTAGTAGGTGCTTACGTTTCAACCGGACAAATTATTCCTGGCATTTTTTAA
- a CDS encoding chlorophyll a/b-binding protein — MSPLSGFLAVIVFFTAILVAYLTKQFQNENLNYSSSNQMKNTNTKVKTIEKEKVVAETLNGRFAMLGLIAAVGAYLTTGQIIPGFV, encoded by the coding sequence ATGAGTCCACTTTCAGGTTTCCTAGCCGTAATTGTATTCTTTACAGCCATCCTCGTTGCTTATTTAACCAAACAATTTCAAAACGAAAATTTAAACTATTCATCTTCTAATCAAATGAAAAACACAAACACAAAAGTCAAAACAATCGAAAAAGAAAAAGTTGTTGCTGAAACTCTTAACGGCAGATTCGCAATGCTTGGATTAATTGCTGCTGTTGGAGCATATCTAACAACTGGTCAAATAATTCCTGGTTTCGTTTAA
- a CDS encoding high light inducible protein: MEFAKKIMTEKAEKLNGKAAMLGMFALVGAYYFTGQILPGIF, from the coding sequence ATGGAATTCGCAAAAAAAATCATGACCGAAAAAGCTGAAAAGCTTAATGGTAAAGCTGCAATGCTTGGAATGTTTGCTCTTGTAGGAGCTTATTATTTTACTGGTCAAATTCTTCCAGGAATTTTCTAG
- the polA gene encoding DNA polymerase I, giving the protein MSLKSENSKKPILLLVDGHSLAFRSFYAFSKGIDGGLTTKEGFPTSVTYGFLKSLLDNCKNISPEGVCITFDTEKPTFRHELDPNYKANRDVAPDVFFQDIEQLEIILEESLNLPIFKSPGYEADDLLGTIANDASSKGWCVNILSGDRDLFQLVDDQKDIYVLYMGGGPYAKSGNPTLMNENGVKEKLGVAPERVVDLKALTGDSSDNIPGIKGVGPKTAINLLKENDTLDGIYQALDKIQQNNDKKYKGFIKGSVIEKLRNDKHNAFLSRDLAKINTEVPLILSNGYELKNINQELLSESLQKLELSTLLRQIDIFNSTFSKGGFDKNNAAKEEEKEKAPKVSSSNELENSENKIPKINVTVVNDFELLDKLIQRLDKTNQIVSLDTETNSLNPIDAELVGIGLCLGEENDDLFYIPLGHQTKKETSNQLSIEDVFSKLRYWIEDPNKEKALQNSKFDRQIFFNHGLDLKGVTFDTLLADYLLNNQEKHGLSEISFRLFGFKPPSFKETVGKNKDFSFVDIDEASIYCGYDVFLTFKIVKIFKESFSKEKDELIKLFEEIELPLEPVLSQMEMNGITIDIPYLDKLSKELKSTLEDIESKVYELAEESFNLSSPKQLGEILFEKLNLDKKKSRKTKTGWSTDAVVLERLVDEHEIIQHLIKHRTLSKLLSTYIDALPNLINEKTGRVHTNFNQAATATGRLSSSNPNLQNIPVRTEFSRRIRKAFLPEKNWKLLSADYSQIELRILAHLADEEILINAFHKNDDIHSLTARLIFEKEEISSDERRVGKTINFGVIYGMGIKKFARSTGVSTPEAKEFLIKYKERYSKIFKFLELQERLALSKGYVKTIFGRKREFKFDKNGLGRLIGKDPYEIDLQSARRAGMEAQSLRAAANAPIQGSSADIIKIAMVQLNKKFIEMNVPAKMLLQVHDELLFEVEPESLEITTKLVKKTMEDCVKLNVPLLVDIGIGDNWMETK; this is encoded by the coding sequence ATGAGTTTAAAATCTGAAAACTCTAAAAAACCAATTTTACTTTTAGTCGATGGCCACTCACTTGCTTTTAGAAGCTTCTATGCATTTAGCAAAGGGATTGATGGAGGTTTAACTACCAAAGAGGGATTTCCAACAAGTGTTACTTATGGATTCCTAAAAAGTCTTCTGGATAATTGCAAAAATATTAGTCCTGAGGGTGTTTGTATTACGTTTGATACCGAAAAACCAACTTTCAGACATGAATTAGATCCAAATTATAAGGCCAATAGAGATGTGGCTCCAGATGTTTTTTTTCAGGATATTGAACAACTAGAAATCATTTTAGAAGAAAGCCTTAATTTACCAATTTTTAAATCTCCAGGATACGAAGCAGATGATCTCCTAGGCACAATTGCGAATGATGCTTCTTCTAAAGGATGGTGCGTGAATATTCTTTCTGGAGATAGGGACTTATTTCAATTAGTAGATGATCAAAAAGATATTTATGTACTTTATATGGGTGGTGGTCCATATGCGAAAAGTGGAAATCCAACTCTTATGAATGAAAATGGAGTAAAAGAAAAATTAGGTGTTGCGCCAGAAAGAGTAGTTGATCTTAAAGCCCTAACTGGTGATAGTTCTGATAATATTCCGGGTATTAAAGGGGTAGGTCCAAAAACTGCAATTAATCTACTAAAAGAGAACGACACGCTTGATGGAATCTATCAGGCTTTGGACAAGATTCAGCAGAACAACGATAAGAAATATAAAGGATTCATCAAAGGTTCAGTTATAGAAAAGCTAAGAAACGATAAACATAATGCTTTTCTTTCTAGGGATTTAGCAAAAATAAATACTGAGGTGCCTTTAATTTTAAGTAACGGTTATGAATTAAAAAATATAAATCAAGAACTACTTTCAGAGTCACTGCAAAAACTAGAACTATCAACACTACTTAGACAAATTGATATTTTCAATTCAACTTTCAGTAAAGGTGGTTTTGACAAAAATAATGCAGCTAAAGAGGAGGAGAAGGAGAAGGCACCAAAAGTTTCAAGTTCTAATGAATTAGAAAATAGTGAGAATAAAATACCTAAAATCAATGTAACTGTTGTAAATGATTTCGAATTACTTGATAAATTAATCCAAAGATTAGATAAGACCAATCAAATAGTTTCTTTAGATACGGAGACCAATAGTTTGAATCCAATCGATGCAGAACTTGTTGGGATAGGGTTATGTCTTGGAGAAGAAAATGATGATTTATTTTATATTCCTCTTGGTCATCAAACAAAAAAAGAGACTTCCAATCAATTATCAATTGAAGATGTTTTCTCAAAGCTAAGATATTGGATAGAAGATCCAAACAAAGAAAAGGCACTCCAAAATTCTAAATTTGATAGGCAAATATTTTTTAATCATGGACTTGATCTTAAAGGCGTAACCTTTGACACCTTGTTAGCAGACTACCTTCTTAATAATCAGGAGAAACATGGGTTAAGTGAAATTAGTTTTAGATTATTTGGATTTAAGCCCCCCTCATTTAAGGAAACCGTTGGGAAAAATAAAGACTTTTCATTTGTTGATATTGATGAAGCAAGTATTTACTGCGGTTATGATGTTTTTCTAACTTTTAAGATTGTCAAAATTTTTAAAGAAAGTTTTTCAAAGGAAAAAGATGAATTAATCAAATTGTTCGAAGAAATCGAGCTGCCTTTAGAGCCGGTATTGTCCCAAATGGAAATGAATGGCATAACCATCGACATCCCTTATTTGGATAAACTCTCAAAAGAATTAAAAAGTACCTTAGAAGATATTGAAAGTAAAGTTTATGAGTTAGCAGAGGAGAGTTTCAATCTATCTTCACCAAAACAACTTGGTGAGATCTTGTTTGAAAAATTAAATTTGGATAAGAAAAAATCACGGAAAACAAAAACAGGATGGAGTACAGATGCAGTAGTTCTGGAACGATTAGTCGACGAACATGAAATAATCCAACATTTAATCAAACATAGAACTCTTAGCAAATTACTTAGCACCTATATTGATGCTCTTCCAAATCTTATTAACGAAAAGACAGGAAGAGTTCATACAAACTTTAATCAAGCTGCTACAGCGACTGGGAGACTAAGCAGTAGCAATCCTAATCTTCAAAATATCCCGGTTAGGACTGAATTTAGTAGGAGAATCAGAAAAGCATTCTTGCCTGAAAAAAATTGGAAACTTTTGTCAGCTGATTATTCTCAGATCGAATTAAGAATACTCGCTCACTTAGCGGATGAAGAAATACTAATAAATGCATTTCATAAAAATGATGACATTCATTCTTTGACTGCAAGATTAATTTTTGAAAAAGAAGAAATTTCTTCTGATGAGAGGAGAGTTGGGAAAACAATAAATTTCGGAGTTATCTATGGTATGGGAATTAAAAAGTTTGCACGTTCTACAGGAGTAAGTACTCCAGAAGCAAAAGAATTCCTAATAAAATACAAAGAAAGATATTCAAAAATTTTCAAATTTCTTGAACTTCAAGAAAGGCTTGCCTTATCAAAAGGTTATGTAAAAACAATTTTTGGTAGAAAGAGAGAATTTAAGTTTGATAAAAATGGACTTGGAAGACTAATAGGAAAAGATCCTTACGAAATTGATTTACAATCCGCAAGAAGAGCTGGCATGGAAGCACAGTCACTAAGAGCCGCAGCCAATGCCCCAATTCAGGGTTCAAGTGCAGATATTATTAAAATTGCAATGGTTCAACTAAATAAAAAATTCATAGAAATGAATGTTCCAGCAAAAATGCTTTTACAAGTACATGATGAATTATTGTTTGAAGTTGAACCAGAATCTTTGGAAATTACGACGAAATTAGTAAAGAAGACTATGGAAGATTGTGTAAAATTAAATGTGCCTCTTTTAGTTGATATTGGAATTGGAGACAATTGGATGGAGACAAAATAA
- a CDS encoding heat-labile enterotoxin alpha chain, whose protein sequence is MKSATYKKDSIIRLLIASILFFIPLEGFADEKQREIENEAINLVIKKYGKGLENRLKGTGVTPSYRSWYENDCFVSIAAGTYQEDTWSAIKWFSVNVCSESAEIMESE, encoded by the coding sequence ATGAAATCAGCTACATATAAAAAAGACTCAATTATACGTTTACTTATTGCATCAATTCTTTTTTTTATACCACTAGAAGGTTTTGCTGATGAAAAGCAAAGAGAAATTGAGAATGAAGCTATAAATCTTGTCATTAAAAAATATGGAAAAGGCCTAGAAAATAGATTAAAAGGAACTGGAGTAACCCCCAGTTATCGAAGTTGGTATGAAAATGATTGTTTTGTAAGTATTGCAGCAGGTACATACCAGGAAGATACTTGGTCGGCAATAAAGTGGTTTAGCGTTAATGTCTGTTCTGAATCAGCTGAAATAATGGAAAGTGAATGA
- a CDS encoding type 1 glutamine amidotransferase, with protein MKGIRRLLVLQHLEIEGPGLFEQFAKERNLKIEIIRLDNKNALPKTKNGDLILIMGGPMGVKDIGSDRYPWLKLERDFIKKELENERPMIGVCLGAQLLASAAGGDVEILKYGSPPKSLPEIGWSQIFIDKSNKDFKALFEDPFHVLHWHGDRILLPNKAVLIASSARCKEQFFRIGNFAYGLQFHIETTGGMINKWIKEDKEFVFKGLGSNGQKILKEENKKYIDKTFYKRKLLINKLFELLDN; from the coding sequence ATGAAGGGAATTAGACGCCTATTAGTTTTGCAGCATTTAGAAATAGAGGGGCCAGGTCTTTTTGAACAATTTGCTAAAGAAAGAAATTTAAAAATTGAAATAATTCGTTTAGATAATAAAAATGCTCTGCCAAAAACAAAAAATGGTGACTTAATTTTAATTATGGGTGGACCAATGGGAGTTAAAGATATTGGAAGTGACAGATATCCATGGCTTAAGTTAGAAAGAGATTTTATAAAAAAAGAATTAGAAAATGAGAGACCTATGATCGGTGTTTGCTTAGGTGCTCAGTTGCTTGCGAGTGCTGCTGGCGGAGATGTAGAAATTCTTAAATATGGATCACCTCCAAAATCATTACCAGAAATTGGATGGTCTCAGATTTTTATAGACAAATCGAATAAAGACTTTAAAGCACTATTTGAAGACCCTTTTCATGTACTGCATTGGCATGGAGATAGGATTTTATTACCTAATAAAGCAGTACTCATTGCTAGTAGTGCACGTTGTAAGGAACAGTTTTTTAGGATTGGTAATTTTGCTTACGGATTACAATTCCATATAGAGACAACGGGAGGAATGATAAATAAGTGGATTAAAGAAGATAAAGAATTTGTCTTTAAAGGATTGGGCTCAAATGGTCAGAAAATTTTAAAAGAAGAGAATAAAAAATATATTGATAAAACTTTTTACAAAAGAAAGCTTTTAATAAATAAATTATTTGAATTATTAGATAATTAA
- a CDS encoding 1-deoxy-D-xylulose-5-phosphate reductoisomerase: MKYITVLGSTGSIGTQTLEIASEQPDKFKAVALSAGRNINLLTEQVKEHKPEVVAIEDESLIEDLKENINNLDLDDAPLVLGGKLGINAVAAWDKADTVVTGIVGCAGLIPTMSAINAGKNIALANKETLIAAGPIVIPALKKNNSRLLPADSEHSAIFQCLQGLPNYENADFSTGEMPKGLKAIHLTASGGAFRDWDVEDLKHVTVEDATSHPNWDMGKKITVDSATLMNKGLEVIEAHYLFGTSYENIEIVIHPQSIIHSMIEMEDSSVLAQLGWPDMKLPILYAMSWPERFKTNWKRLNLSEIGKLTFKEPDEFKYPCMGLAYAAGKSSGTMPAVLNAANEMAVEQFLKEKISFQEIPTFISKACESHMENLNLSPELEDILEVDDWARLFVKQEIKKGKKYVSIG; encoded by the coding sequence TTGAAATACATTACTGTGCTCGGTTCTACTGGTTCAATAGGGACTCAAACTCTCGAAATAGCTAGTGAGCAGCCTGATAAGTTTAAAGCCGTAGCTCTTTCTGCAGGAAGAAATATTAATTTATTAACTGAACAAGTTAAAGAACATAAACCAGAGGTTGTTGCTATTGAGGATGAAAGTCTTATAGAAGATTTAAAAGAAAATATTAATAACTTAGATTTGGATGATGCTCCCTTGGTTTTAGGTGGAAAGCTGGGGATTAACGCAGTTGCAGCATGGGATAAAGCAGATACTGTGGTAACAGGGATAGTAGGCTGTGCAGGCTTAATTCCAACAATGTCAGCAATTAATGCGGGGAAAAATATTGCACTTGCTAACAAAGAAACTTTAATTGCGGCAGGACCAATTGTTATTCCTGCATTAAAGAAAAATAATAGTAGGCTTTTACCTGCTGATTCAGAACACTCTGCTATCTTTCAATGTTTACAAGGATTACCTAATTATGAAAATGCAGATTTTTCAACAGGAGAGATGCCTAAAGGTTTAAAAGCCATACACTTAACAGCTTCTGGTGGTGCTTTCAGAGATTGGGATGTTGAGGATTTAAAGCATGTCACTGTAGAAGATGCGACTTCGCATCCTAATTGGGATATGGGGAAAAAAATAACTGTAGATTCTGCAACTCTTATGAATAAAGGATTAGAAGTTATAGAAGCTCATTATTTATTTGGGACCTCTTACGAAAATATCGAAATAGTTATCCACCCTCAAAGTATTATTCATTCAATGATTGAGATGGAAGATTCTTCAGTATTAGCTCAATTAGGTTGGCCAGATATGAAACTACCCATTTTATATGCGATGAGTTGGCCTGAAAGATTTAAAACAAATTGGAAAAGATTAAACCTAAGTGAAATTGGAAAATTAACTTTTAAAGAGCCAGACGAGTTTAAATATCCATGCATGGGACTTGCCTATGCTGCAGGAAAATCTTCTGGGACTATGCCTGCAGTCCTAAATGCTGCTAATGAAATGGCTGTTGAACAATTCCTCAAAGAAAAAATTTCTTTTCAGGAAATTCCAACATTTATAAGTAAAGCTTGTGAATCACATATGGAGAATTTGAATTTGAGTCCCGAATTGGAGGATATTCTTGAAGTAGACGATTGGGCCAGACTTTTTGTTAAGCAAGAAATTAAAAAAGGGAAAAAATACGTAAGTATTGGATAA
- a CDS encoding DUF1651 domain-containing protein encodes MEPKYSFGCSTSKPNGCLLNPEGSRIIFFEECKNSPKPNLKIHTHLFYTNHLGEPGGYKSSEKFNIDSAWEKWHELHQKGWTEVSHNYG; translated from the coding sequence ATGGAGCCTAAGTACTCATTTGGTTGTAGCACTAGCAAACCCAACGGATGCCTACTAAATCCCGAAGGCAGCAGAATCATATTTTTCGAAGAATGCAAAAATTCTCCTAAACCTAATTTAAAAATTCATACTCATCTTTTCTACACAAATCACCTCGGAGAACCTGGAGGGTACAAATCCTCTGAAAAATTCAACATAGATTCAGCCTGGGAAAAGTGGCACGAACTGCACCAAAAAGGATGGACAGAAGTATCTCATAATTACGGATAA
- the cysS gene encoding cysteine--tRNA ligase — protein sequence MIKLFNTLSKKVEVFKPIDDVVKIYCCGVTVYDLCHLGHARSYIAWDVLRRFLIYSDFKVKYVQNFTDIDDKILKRAKEESSSMKEVSEKNIIEFHKDMDSLGIMRPDSMPRATNHICNICSFITILEDKGYAYSRDGDVYYSVFKNKNYGKLSNQNLQEQNINQQGRMVNEENSKKLNPQDFALWKKAKDDEPFFDSPWGKGRPGWHIECSAMVKDELGDTIDIHLGGSDLIFPHHENEIAQSEAANGKKLANYWLHNGMVNVNGQKMSKSLKNFKTIRELIKSGISPMTLRYFVMTVNYRKPLDFTEEALRSASEAWKNINVALSFMDLTKGIFRSIDKNESIEEEYKEKISFELSQKKLKFSEALGNDLNTAGAIAIIYDLAKPLKNFLNQFQRVEGFKIDLNQKFFLLENFKTLEKLTEVLGLKKEVLVKESKITEEEISSLIHERLKAKIEKNYAKADEIRNLLKEKGIELIDQSKEITTWIRV from the coding sequence ATGATCAAACTTTTTAATACTTTAAGCAAAAAAGTTGAGGTTTTTAAGCCTATTGATGATGTAGTAAAAATTTATTGTTGTGGGGTAACTGTTTATGATTTATGTCATCTTGGTCATGCCAGAAGTTATATCGCTTGGGATGTATTGAGAAGATTTTTAATTTACAGTGATTTCAAAGTGAAGTATGTTCAAAATTTTACAGATATTGATGACAAGATTTTAAAAAGAGCGAAAGAAGAAAGCAGTTCAATGAAGGAAGTATCTGAAAAAAATATCATTGAATTTCATAAAGATATGGATTCTTTAGGGATAATGCGTCCTGATAGCATGCCAAGGGCAACGAATCATATATGCAATATCTGCTCCTTCATAACAATCCTTGAGGACAAAGGTTATGCATACTCTAGAGATGGAGACGTTTATTATTCTGTTTTCAAAAATAAAAATTATGGAAAGCTAAGTAATCAAAATTTACAAGAACAAAATATCAATCAGCAAGGAAGAATGGTTAATGAAGAAAATAGTAAAAAACTTAATCCGCAAGATTTTGCGCTATGGAAAAAAGCCAAAGATGATGAACCATTTTTTGATTCGCCATGGGGGAAAGGTAGGCCAGGATGGCATATTGAATGTTCGGCGATGGTTAAAGATGAATTAGGAGATACTATCGATATCCATTTAGGTGGTTCTGATTTGATTTTTCCACATCATGAGAATGAAATCGCCCAATCAGAAGCAGCCAATGGCAAAAAGCTAGCGAACTATTGGTTACACAATGGGATGGTCAATGTAAATGGACAAAAGATGAGTAAATCCCTTAAAAATTTTAAAACTATCAGAGAGCTAATTAAGTCAGGTATAAGCCCTATGACTTTGCGATATTTTGTTATGACTGTGAATTATAGAAAACCACTTGATTTTACTGAAGAAGCTTTAAGGAGTGCTTCAGAAGCTTGGAAAAATATTAATGTAGCCCTTTCTTTTATGGATCTTACAAAAGGTATTTTTAGATCTATTGATAAAAATGAATCTATCGAAGAAGAATATAAAGAGAAAATAAGTTTTGAATTATCTCAAAAAAAACTTAAATTTTCTGAGGCTCTGGGGAATGACCTCAATACAGCAGGTGCTATTGCAATTATTTACGATTTAGCGAAACCATTAAAAAACTTTTTAAACCAATTTCAAAGGGTTGAAGGTTTTAAAATAGACCTAAATCAAAAATTCTTTCTACTTGAAAATTTTAAAACTCTTGAAAAGTTGACAGAGGTACTTGGTCTTAAAAAAGAAGTTTTAGTAAAAGAAAGTAAAATAACAGAAGAAGAAATATCATCTCTTATACATGAAAGATTGAAAGCAAAAATAGAAAAGAATTATGCGAAGGCCGATGAAATAAGAAATTTGTTAAAAGAAAAAGGTATCGAACTTATTGATCAATCAAAGGAAATAACAACATGGATAAGGGTCTAA
- a CDS encoding efflux RND transporter periplasmic adaptor subunit, whose translation MFDLIKKNINLRSGVILLSLAIFFVFITNSFKKNKSKDISDFVVQVEKGILSDSINTSGEVKAIRASNIGPRKQGVIKEIKVDEGDLVKKDQILASLDDEDFIYKIEELELNVKKQKSEFLRREYLYQEGAVSKEDYESYKNNYNISSAKLNDAKAEKSFYQIKAPYGGKITAKYAEIGSYVTPSTNLSSDPKTKNFIFELSEGLEIVAKVPESDIGRIKIGQEASVRIEAYPSQKYSAIVKKIATRAVKDNNVTSFEVTLNFKDISEEIKIGMTADLEFRVEGKEEKILVPTVSIVTEKGEKGILKVDKNNSPKFEKIEIGISSGNKTSVIDGLEPGEQIFIDIPPWAKKRK comes from the coding sequence ATGTTTGATTTAATAAAAAAAAATATTAATTTAAGAAGTGGAGTTATACTGCTTTCTCTAGCTATATTTTTCGTTTTTATAACTAATTCCTTCAAGAAAAATAAGTCAAAAGATATTTCTGATTTTGTAGTTCAAGTTGAAAAAGGAATCCTCTCAGATTCAATTAATACTAGTGGTGAAGTAAAAGCAATAAGGGCAAGCAATATTGGGCCTCGGAAGCAAGGCGTAATAAAAGAAATCAAAGTAGATGAGGGCGATCTTGTAAAAAAAGATCAGATTTTAGCCTCTCTTGATGATGAAGACTTTATCTATAAAATTGAAGAACTTGAATTAAATGTAAAAAAACAAAAATCTGAATTTTTAAGAAGGGAATATTTATATCAAGAAGGCGCGGTAAGTAAAGAAGACTATGAAAGTTATAAAAATAACTACAACATTAGTAGCGCAAAACTTAATGATGCAAAAGCTGAAAAAAGTTTCTATCAAATTAAAGCTCCTTATGGAGGGAAAATAACTGCAAAATATGCTGAGATAGGATCTTATGTCACACCAAGTACAAACTTAAGTTCAGACCCTAAAACCAAAAACTTTATTTTTGAACTATCAGAGGGCTTAGAAATTGTTGCTAAAGTTCCTGAGAGTGACATTGGCAGAATAAAAATAGGTCAAGAAGCCTCAGTAAGAATTGAGGCTTATCCCTCACAAAAATATAGTGCCATAGTTAAAAAAATAGCTACAAGAGCTGTAAAAGATAATAATGTAACCTCATTCGAAGTAACTTTAAATTTTAAAGATATTTCTGAAGAAATTAAAATTGGAATGACTGCAGATCTTGAATTTAGAGTCGAAGGTAAAGAAGAAAAAATCCTAGTGCCAACAGTTTCTATTGTTACAGAAAAAGGTGAGAAAGGAATTTTGAAAGTTGATAAAAACAATTCTCCCAAATTTGAAAAAATCGAAATTGGTATTAGTAGTGGAAATAAAACTTCAGTCATTGATGGATTAGAACCTGGAGAGCAAATCTTTATTGATATTCCACCTTGGGCTAAGAAGAGAAAATGA
- a CDS encoding ferredoxin: MNIKKHLLLCATPTKQKCFKGNEGQKTWECLKKTLKKFENDPSTKNVHILRSKADCLRVCKNGPILLVWPDGIWYEKVSPEKISEIFTSHIINGKPIEKWIFKKTPFLNNPRYS; this comes from the coding sequence GTGAATATTAAAAAGCATCTTCTACTATGCGCAACCCCCACAAAACAGAAATGCTTTAAAGGTAATGAAGGGCAAAAAACATGGGAATGTCTGAAAAAGACTTTAAAAAAATTTGAGAATGATCCATCTACAAAAAACGTTCATATATTAAGATCAAAAGCTGACTGTTTAAGGGTATGTAAAAACGGCCCAATTCTTCTTGTTTGGCCTGATGGTATTTGGTACGAAAAAGTTTCTCCAGAAAAAATTTCAGAAATTTTTACCTCACATATTATTAACGGTAAGCCAATAGAAAAATGGATTTTTAAAAAAACACCATTTTTAAATAATCCTAGATACTCATAA